The Mangrovibacterium diazotrophicum DNA window TTTGACGGAATTCGATTTCAGATACTCGAATATTGGAAATTTAAAACTTGAAGAACATGTTTGAAAATGCTCCTATAATAAAATCTACAAAGGAATTCACAGCCACCCGAAATGCGTGTAAACTCTGTGCTCCGCTTGGTGCCAGTGTCGCTTTCAAAGGAATTCGGGGATGCGTCCCAATTATTCACGGATCCCAAGGCTGTTCAACCTACATTCGTCGCTACCTTATCAGTCACTTTAAAGAACCGGTAGACATTGCTTCCTCAAACTTCACAGAAGAGGCCACTATTTTCGGTGGTGCAGCAAACTGTCACGCAGCTATTACCAACGTAATTGGCCAGTACAAACCGGAAGTTGTAGCGATGACCACAACCTGTCTTTCCGAAACAATTGGTGATGATGTAAAAATGTACATCCACGATTTTCAAAAAGACAGCCAACTGAAAGATCTTCCTCGTTTTGTAACTGCATCTACACCCAGCTACCAGGGATCGCACATGGATGGTTTCCACGAAGCGGTGTCATCAGCGGTGAAAGCGTTTGCAAAAGGAGGCGACAAAGGAACACATATTAATATATTCCCCGGTTTTGTATCAACCGAAGATTTACGTCAGCTGAAATATTTGCTGAGCGATTTTGGATTCCAGTTTGTGATGTTGCCTGATTACTCGGAAACACTGGACAACCCGATTTGGGAAAGCTACAAGCGTATTCCCGAAGGAGGAACCCCGGTTAGCGCCATCGAAACCTGCGGATCAGCAGCGGCTTCTATCGAATTTGGTACCATCCTGAATTATGGTGCTCTCTCGGGCCGCGTTAAAAACAGCAGATTATCTTCTACCGGTGCCAACTACCTCGAAAACGAATTTGGGGTGAAAAACTACCGGATGCCGTTGCCTATCGGGGTGAAAAACACCGACCGCTTTGTAAAGGCACTGGAGGAAATCAGCGGTAAAGAAATGCCACTGCGCTACATGACGGAACGTGGTCGCCTGATCGACTCGTACGCCGATGGTCACAAATACATTTTCGGAAAGAAAGCAGTGGTTTATGGCGAAGAGGATTTCGTAGTAGCCATGACAACCTTCCTGGATGAAATTGGTATCGAAGTGATCTTGGCAGCAACCGGAGGAGAAAGCGGACGCCTGGCCGACGAAATTAAAGCCAACTGCCCCGAACGCGGAGAGCAAATTCTGGCCAAGAACATGTTCGACTACGAAAAAATCCGCGAGTGGTGCATTGATAACAAACCAGACCTTTTTGTTGGAAACAGCAAAGCCTATTATATCGCACGCGAACTGGACGTTCCAATCGTTCGTTGCGGATTCCCGATTCATGACCGAATTGGCGGACAGCGCATCAAGCACCTGGGCTACGCAGGTACACAGGACTTGTTCGACCAGGTTGTCAACGCCATGATTCAGTATAAACAAGACCATTCGCCGGTCGGCTATAAATATATGTAACCGGGCAGATGCCCTTTAAAAATTCAGAGCTATGATTGATATTGAAAAACATCCGTGTTTTAGCATAGACGCTAAAGGAAAATATGCCCGTGTGCACTTGCCGGTTGCACCAAAATGTAACATTCAATGCAACTATTGCAAACGCGACTACGACTGTGTAAACGAAAGTCGCCCAGGTGTAACAAGTAAAGTATTGTCGCCGGAACAAGCGTTGACTTACTTAGTGAAGTTGAAAGAAAAAATGCCTCACCTTTCAGTTGTAGGTATCGCAGGACCTGGTGACCCGTTCGCTAACCCGGTTGAAACAATGACAACTTTGCGTTTGATCCGCAAAGAATTCCCGGAAATGATCCTGTGTTTGTCATCAAACGGGTTGAATGTAGCGCCTTATGTTGATGAGTTGGCCGAACTGAAAGTTAGCCACGTGACCATCACTATCAACGCGTTCGATCCCGAGGTAACCAAAGATGTTTACAAATGGGTTCGTTTGGAAAAACGTGGTTTTGTTGGTGCCGAGGGGGCGAAAGTTCTGCTGGAGAAGCAGCTGGAAGCAATTAAGCTTCTGAAGATGTACGACATTACTGTCAAAATAAATACAATCGTCATTCCGGGTATCAACGATCACTTGGTTGGTGATATCGCTAAAACAGCCAAAGAACTGGGAGCCGACCTGATGAATACCATTCCATTGTATCCGGTTGAAGGCACACCATTCGAAAATTTGACTGAACCTAGTGCGGCTATGATGAAAGTGATTCGCGCGGATATCGCCAAACACATTAAACCAATGACGCATTGTGCTCGCTGTCGTGCGGATGCTGTTGGTTTGTTGGGGAAAGACGATCCGGAAGCAGCGAAACTGTTGAACGACATCGCGAACATGACTGTGACTGCCGACGAAACGCGTCCGTATGTTGCTGTTGCCAGTCACGAAGGTTTGTTGGTGAACCAACACTTGGGCGAAGCCGATACACTATATATATATAAAGAAACATCGCAAGGTTATCGCATGGTGGAGCAACGTCGCACGCCGCCGTCAGGCACCGGTAATCATCGCTGGCAAGCTTTGGGCGAATCGTTATCTGACTGTCGCGCCCTGTTGGTTGGCGGAATTGGGCCATCACCTTCAGCAATCATTGGCCGTACAGGTATCAAGATTGTTGAGATGACCGGTTTGATCGACGACGGATTGGATGCTATGTTCAAAGGCAAATCCTTGAAAACAATCAAAAAAGCAGATGTTTTCCGTTGCGGAGCCGAATGTTCCGGTAAAGGAACCGGATGCGGTTGATGCTAAAAGAGACCATATTTTTATTGTTCATAACCGAATACAATCGAGATCCCTCCCTTCGGGGAGGGGTTTTTTAGTACGAAAGATCAATAACCATTAATAATAACACACAATGAAAAAACCTGATTATCACATTTTAGTTTGCAACTCGTATCGGGTTGCCGGCGACGCTAAAGGCTATTGTAACAAAAACGGTGCTGCCGATTTCATTCAATATATAATGGAAGAATGCGCTGACCGCGGATTAGACGTGGCTGTTTCTTCTACTGCCTGTTTGAATGTTTGTTCTCAAGGACCAGTCATGGTTATTCAACCGAATAACCTGTGGTACGGCGAAATTACAGAGGAAAAAATCGACGAGATTTTGGACGCTTTGGAAGAAGGAGAAGCTGTAGAAGAATATTTGATTAGCGAATAAATGACTGCTAAATCTCTCCATATAATTGATACAACACTCCGGGACGGCGAACAAGCCCCCGGAGTTGTTTTCAGTTTTGATGAGAAACTGAAGATTGCCGCTTTGTTGAACGATGCGGGTGTTAAGGAGCTGGAAGTTGGTACGCCAATTATGGGGGAGTGTGAGCAGTTGGTTATTCGGGAAATTGTTAATGCCGGTTTTAATTTCTCATCCACTTGCTGGGGGAGAGCAACCGAAGAAGATATGGTTGCAACTGAAAAAACCGGGTGTTCCCGAATGAACATCTCGTTTCCGGTTTCCGATATCCAACAGGCGGCCATTGGCAAAAGCCGCTCTTGGGTGATGGATCGGGTAAAACCGATGATGGCATTTGCTCACCAACGTTTCGACTTTGTGGCCGTTGGAGCACAAGATGCTTCGAGGGCAGATCGGACTTTTCTGAAAGAATTTATTGAAGCTTGTTTGGCTGAAGGAGCTCATCGAATTCGAATCGCAGATACAGTAGGAACATTGAACCCGTTGTCGACAATGGAATTCTTTTCCTGGTTGACCGGCTTGTTTCCGGGTGTTGAATTCGAATTTCACGGGCATAACGATCTAGGAATGGCAACTGCAAACACGGTTTCGGCAGCATTGGCTGGATGCCAATCGGCCAGCTTAACCGTAAACGGCTTGGGCGAACGTGCCGGAAATGCCTGTTTGGAAGAAGTTGCCGCCGCAATGAAAGTTTCGGCGAATAGTGATTGTGGCATCCGGTTGGATCGCTTACAAGAGCTGTGTCGTGCTGTTGAAGCTGCTTCGTTGCGAAAAATTCACGATTCAAAACCAATCGTCGGCGAAATGATTTGTCGCCACGAGTCGGGCATCCATTGCCGTAGCTTGGTAAAAGACGAAATGAGTTACCAGGCATTCAACCCCGAATTGTTCGGTCGAAAAACTGAATTGGTCATCGGAAAACATTCAGGCAGCGGAGGTCTGAATCACTTCCTGAAGTCCAAGGGGATTTTCTTGGCCAAAGAACAGTTGGCCGATGCAATGGTAAAAATGAAAGATGCCGCACGCCGGGCAAAACGGGCTCTCGATTACGAGGAAGCAGCTATGATTATGAATGCTGCAATCAACGATTCGAAATAATTTAAAACGACATTGAAGATTAACACTTAAAAATAGCATGTAATGGAAGAATGGAGCGCATATTTTAATGAAGGTGTTTCTTATTATAACGCAACGGTTGGCGGAATAAAAAAAGGTAGAAAATTTGGGAATGCAGTTTATTATAACATGATTGGAATGGCGCTGGAAAGCTTATTGACAGCTGCTATTATGAAAGATGGTTATTTACCTGAGCATTCCAGTGTGTCGAGTATGCTGCGCGAATTGAAGAAGAAATATGACGTACCGGAGGAATTTACCACGGAGTCTCGTTTCTTCAATCGCTTTATGAATATGTGCTCGCTCGAGGTGATGGAGATGAAAGAACCGACGGATGAAGACATCCAACGGATGGTCGATTTTACAGCAAATGTAAAAGGCTGGACTGAGGCTCTGCTCGAAAAACCTTGCGAGGCTAATTAATTTGAGATCGTTTTAGTTCGCAGTTTCAGCGGACAAGTAGATGTTTGTTGTGTTCGCTTCAGACATCGAAATAGTATAATTGACGGTATTCGGGGCGCAGTTCGCGTTCCCGAATACCTTTTTTTGTTTGAGAAGCTTTCTTTTTTCGACGCAATTCAGCGGGAAAATGAGATTTTCGAAATCTGACACAAGGGTTTCAAAATTGCCCGAAGCTACTTTCAGTATATTTCGAAAGGCGTTTTGGGAACATCTCAGAATAACCTGCCAAAAACTCTCAAAAAT harbors:
- a CDS encoding homocitrate synthase/isopropylmalate synthase family protein — translated: MTAKSLHIIDTTLRDGEQAPGVVFSFDEKLKIAALLNDAGVKELEVGTPIMGECEQLVIREIVNAGFNFSSTCWGRATEEDMVATEKTGCSRMNISFPVSDIQQAAIGKSRSWVMDRVKPMMAFAHQRFDFVAVGAQDASRADRTFLKEFIEACLAEGAHRIRIADTVGTLNPLSTMEFFSWLTGLFPGVEFEFHGHNDLGMATANTVSAALAGCQSASLTVNGLGERAGNACLEEVAAAMKVSANSDCGIRLDRLQELCRAVEAASLRKIHDSKPIVGEMICRHESGIHCRSLVKDEMSYQAFNPELFGRKTELVIGKHSGSGGLNHFLKSKGIFLAKEQLADAMVKMKDAARRAKRALDYEEAAMIMNAAINDSK
- a CDS encoding nitrogenase component 1, producing MFENAPIIKSTKEFTATRNACKLCAPLGASVAFKGIRGCVPIIHGSQGCSTYIRRYLISHFKEPVDIASSNFTEEATIFGGAANCHAAITNVIGQYKPEVVAMTTTCLSETIGDDVKMYIHDFQKDSQLKDLPRFVTASTPSYQGSHMDGFHEAVSSAVKAFAKGGDKGTHINIFPGFVSTEDLRQLKYLLSDFGFQFVMLPDYSETLDNPIWESYKRIPEGGTPVSAIETCGSAAASIEFGTILNYGALSGRVKNSRLSSTGANYLENEFGVKNYRMPLPIGVKNTDRFVKALEEISGKEMPLRYMTERGRLIDSYADGHKYIFGKKAVVYGEEDFVVAMTTFLDEIGIEVILAATGGESGRLADEIKANCPERGEQILAKNMFDYEKIREWCIDNKPDLFVGNSKAYYIARELDVPIVRCGFPIHDRIGGQRIKHLGYAGTQDLFDQVVNAMIQYKQDHSPVGYKYM
- a CDS encoding (2Fe-2S) ferredoxin domain-containing protein, whose protein sequence is MKKPDYHILVCNSYRVAGDAKGYCNKNGAADFIQYIMEECADRGLDVAVSSTACLNVCSQGPVMVIQPNNLWYGEITEEKIDEILDALEEGEAVEEYLISE
- the nifB gene encoding nitrogenase cofactor biosynthesis protein NifB, producing the protein MIDIEKHPCFSIDAKGKYARVHLPVAPKCNIQCNYCKRDYDCVNESRPGVTSKVLSPEQALTYLVKLKEKMPHLSVVGIAGPGDPFANPVETMTTLRLIRKEFPEMILCLSSNGLNVAPYVDELAELKVSHVTITINAFDPEVTKDVYKWVRLEKRGFVGAEGAKVLLEKQLEAIKLLKMYDITVKINTIVIPGINDHLVGDIAKTAKELGADLMNTIPLYPVEGTPFENLTEPSAAMMKVIRADIAKHIKPMTHCARCRADAVGLLGKDDPEAAKLLNDIANMTVTADETRPYVAVASHEGLLVNQHLGEADTLYIYKETSQGYRMVEQRRTPPSGTGNHRWQALGESLSDCRALLVGGIGPSPSAIIGRTGIKIVEMTGLIDDGLDAMFKGKSLKTIKKADVFRCGAECSGKGTGCG